A stretch of the Argentina anserina chromosome 6, drPotAnse1.1, whole genome shotgun sequence genome encodes the following:
- the LOC126798987 gene encoding anthocyanidin 3-O-glucosyltransferase 2-like: MERAELVFVPTPAVGHLVSTIEFAFRLLDQSHRFSVTILVMKSPFGVTGDQSLPAASHPHIKLIYLPNVDPPTERVSAEKYLTDYIENYKGHVRDTIFTRVLPNTSQVAGMVIDMFCTTMIDIGNELKVPSFLFFTSGAAYLGLLMYLPKRADVLFDESDCESIIPSYIQPVPTSALPAFAFNKGGYMSFVNHARRFRETKGIIINSSVELESHAVSSLFDGDEDEQSKSQPHVYTIGPLIDIKGKYQIQFNQTKVDGIMKWLDDQSPKSVVFLCFGSSGSFDENQLKEIAIGLEQSGQRFLWSVRQRPTTGRLGIPGEYTSYDEFLPQDFSKRTKDIGMLCGWAPQAEVLGHKAIGGFVSHCGWNSILESLWFGVPIVTWPIYAEQQINAFQMARDMGLGVELRVVYNKDGDFVTADEIEKALRRLMEGDNEIRKRVQEMSRKCRNAVDDGGSSSASFRSLIQAMLANLNST; encoded by the exons ATGGAGAGAGCAGAGCTAGTTTTCGTTCCCACACCTGCTGTAGGCCATCTAGTATCAACAATCGAGTTTGCTTTTCGTTTGTTGGATCAAAGCCATCGATTCTCGGTAACAATTCTGGTAATGAAGTCGCCGTTTGGAGTTACTGGGGATCAGTCACTTCCTGCAGCCTCCCACCCCCACATAAAACTCATCTATCTTCCCAACGTCGATCCTCCAACTGAGCGAGTTTCTGCCGAAAAGTACCTTACCGATTACATTGAGAACTACAAGGGCCATGTCAGAGACACTATTTTCACCAGGGTGTTGCCAAACACGTCTCAAGTTGCTGGAATGGTTATTGACATGTTCTGCACCACCATGATTGACATAGGCAACGAGCTCAAGGTtccatcttttcttttcttcactTCCGGTGCAGCTTATCTCGGTTTGTTGATGTACCTCCCTAAACGAGCTGACGTGTTATTTGATGAGTCGGATTGCGAGTCAATCATACCGAGTTATATCCAACCTGTCCCCACAAGTGCATTGCCTGCATTTGCGTTCAACAAGGGTGGATACATGTCATTTGTGAACCATGCTAGGAGGTTCAGGGAAACCAAGGGTATCATCATCAACAGTTCGGTTGAGCTCGAATCCCATGCTGTTTCCTCACTTTTTGATggtgatgaagatgaacaaagTAAATCACAGCCTCATGTTTACACAATTGGGCCCTTAATTGACATCAAAGGTAAGTATCAAATTCAGTTTAACCAGACCAAAGTTGACGGGATCATGAAATGGCTTGATGATCAGTCCCCTAAGTCAGTGGTGTTCCTCTGCTTTGGAAGCTCCGGGAGCTTTGATGAGAACCAATTGAAAGAGATAGCAATTGGTCTAGAGCAGAGTGGCCAGAGGTTCTTGTGGTCAGTGCGTCAAAGACCAACTACAGGAAGGCTGGGAATTCCAG GTGAATACACAAGTTATGACGAGTTTTTGCCTCAAGATTTTTCTAAGAGGACTAAAGATATAGGAATGTTGTGTGGATGGGCGCCGCAAGCGGAGGTCTTAGGCCATAAAGCAATCGGGGGATTTGTGTCGCATTGTGGATGGAACTCTATATTGGAGAGCCTATGGTTTGGTGTACCTATAGTGACTTGGCCGATTTATGCAGAGCAACAGATCAATGCATTTCAAATGGCGAGGGATATGGGATTGGGGGTGGAGTTGAGAGTTGTTTACAATAAGGATGGTGATTTTGTAACAGCAGATGAGATTGAGAAAGCTCTAAGACGTTTGATGGAGGGTGATAATGAGATTAGGAAGAGGGTTCAGGAAATGAGTCGAAAATGCAGGAACGCTGTTGATGATGGTGGGtcttcttctgcttctttTAGAAGCTTAATTCAGGCCATGTTAGCAAACCTTAACAGCACTTAA
- the LOC126798988 gene encoding uncharacterized protein LOC126798988, translating into MELEEADSLLTSLKLQHQQEQIERLIVVSGPCKVVEYLQPVMSKELLCKFPDNSAFDFDYTQSSIWSPLVPRAYAPMDLDLDFDFMTPKRLAFDQVESEPNNQTSSIKKVGSSGKKKMCTAGFNLNLSALKRKKWKGKKNKMALVPEFSPTPVNGNCYPIASKVWNKVLKAASKHFKKKKRDPMAHVRLSNYFKEGNI; encoded by the exons ATGGAACTAGAAGAAGCAGATTCATTGCTCACTTCACTGAAACTACAACACCAGCAAGAACAAATAGAGAGGCTTATTGTTGTGAGTGGTCCTTGCAAGGTGGTTGAGTATTTGCAGCCTGTAATGTCAAAGGAGCTTCTCTGCAAGTTCCCAGACAACTCTGCCTTCGATTTCGACTACACGCAGAGCTCGATATGGTCTCCGCTGGTCCCCCGGGCTTACGCTCCGATGGATTTGGACTTGGATTTCGATTTCATGACCCCGAAAAGGCTCGCATTTGATCAAGTGGAGTCGGAGCCCAACAATCAAACTAGTAGCATCAAGAAAGTGGGTTCTAGTGGTAAGAAAAAGATGTGCACTGCTGGGTTTAATCTTAACTTGAGTGCATTGAAGAGGAAGAAGTGGAAAGGCAAGAAGAACAAGATGGCATTGGTGCCTGAATTTTCTCCAACTCCTGTTAACGGTAATTGTTACCCCATTGCCTCAAAG GTATGGAATAAGGTTCTCAAAGCTGCCTCTAAGCacttcaagaagaagaagagagatccAATGGCCCATGTAAGGCTCTCCAATTATTTCAAAGAGGGAAATATCTGA
- the LOC126798986 gene encoding anthocyanidin 3-O-glucosyltransferase 2-like, with product MKKAELVFIPTPATGHLVSTIEFSKRLLDRCDQFSVTILVMKSPFGATADQSFPTASHSNIKLIHLPNVDPPTNHGSAEKYVSDHVQSYKSHVKDAILNQVVPNTTQIAGVVIDMFCTTMIDVADEIKVPTFLFFTSAASFLGLLLYLSERYDRVGRVYEHSDPDSVVPSYVNTVPTNVLPGFVLNDGGYASFADHARRFKETKGVILNTLVELESHAVRSIFNGAEGDQSRPWPAVYTVGPLIDTKVEHQVRSDRDKIMKWLDDQPPKSVVFLCFGSFGSFDEAQLKEMAIALENSGHRFLWSVRQKPPKGKTEMPGEYTNYEDFLPQGFLERTKGVGMLCGWAPQVEVLGHKAIGGFVSHCGWNSILESLWYGVPILTWPLYAEQQINAFLMVRDLGLAVELTLDYVYGSGDIVSADEIERGVTRVMVGGSEIRKRVEEMSGMCRRAVDVGGSSSSSLGSLIKVLSQSLEHN from the exons ATGAAGAAAGCAGAGCTGGTGTTCATTCCCACACCAGCTACAGGTCATCTAGTATCCACAATCGAGTTCTCCAAACGATTGTTGGATCGATGCGATCAATTCTCTGTGACGATTCTTGTGATGAAATCACCATTTggtgccacagcggatcagtCATTTCCTACAGCCTCCCACTCCAACATAAAACTCATCCATCTTCCCAACGTAGACCCCCCAACCAACCACGGCTCCGCAGAAAAATACGTTAGCGATCACGTCCAGAGCTACAAGAGCCATGTTAAGGACGCTATACTCAACCAGGTGGTACCCAACACGACTCAGATTGCTGGAGTGGTCATTGACATGTTCTGCACCACCATGATTGACGTAGCCGATGAGATCAAGGTTCcaacttttctcttcttcactTCAGCGGCAAGTTTTCTTGGGTTGTTGCTCTACCTTTCCGAACGGTACGACCGAGTCGGTAGAGTGTATGAACACTCGGATCCCGACTCGGTTGTACCGAGCTATGTCAACACCGTTCCAACGAATGTATTGCCAGGATTTGTGTTGAACGATGGTGGTTACGCTTCATTTGCAGACCATGCTAGGAGGTTCAAAGAAACCAAGGGCGTCATCCTCAACACTTTGGTTGAGCTCGAATCTCATGCGGTTCGCTCAATTTTTAATGGGGCTGAAGGTGATCAAAGTCGGCCATGGCCGGCTGTTTACACAGTCGGACCGTTGATTGACACCAAGGTTGAGCATCAAGTTCGATCTGATCGTGACAAGATCATGAAATGGCTTGATGATCAGCCTCCAAAATCAGTTGTGTTCCTTTGCTTTGGGAGCTTTGGAAGCTTCGATGAAGCCCAACTGAAAGAAATGGCTATTGCACTCGAGAATAGTGGCCACAGGTTCTTGTGGTCCGTACGTCAAAAACCACCCAAGGGAAAGACTGAAATGCCAG GTGAGTATACAAATTATGAAGATTTTTTGCCCCAGGGATTCTTGGAGAGGACAAAAGGGGTTGGAATGTTATGTGGATGGGCGCCACAAGTGGAGGTTTTAGGTCACAAAGCAATCGGGGGATTTGTGTCACATTGTGGGTGGAACTCTATATTGGAGAGTTTGTGGTATGGTGTGCCTATTCTGACTTGGCCATTGTATGCAGAGCAACAAATCAATGCTTTTCTGATGGTGAGGGATTTGGGGTTGGCAGTGGAGCTGACATTAGATTACGTATACGGTAGTGGTGATATTGTGTCTGCTGATGAGATTGAGAGAGGTGTGACCCGTGTGATGGTTGGTGGTAGTGAGATTAGGAAGAGGGTTGAGGAAATGAGTGGAATGTGTAGGAGGGCTGTTGATGTTGGtggttcttcatcttcttcgctTGGAAGCTTGATCAAGGTTCTGTCACAAAGCCTTGAGCACAACTGA